Proteins from a genomic interval of Acetobacterium woodii DSM 1030:
- a CDS encoding thiamine pyrophosphate-dependent dehydrogenase E1 component subunit alpha: MKLDKAIIKDMYIRMKRIREFETKAMNLFAEGSIPGFVHLYLGEEAVATGVCQALKDSDYITSTHRGHGHIIAKGGDLKYMMAELFGKETGYCKGKGGSMHIADATKGILGANGIVGAGHNISVGAGLSAQYRGTDQVCVCFFGDASTNQGTFHESMNLASIWKLPVIFVCENNGYGISMSQSRHQAIKDIAERGAAYNIPGISVDGNNVVAVYETALEAVKRARSGQGPTLIECKTYRHRGHFEGDAGKYKPTEEQAFWMKKDPMIQIEKYLIDGEIVTASELKELQELVVAEIAEAIDFANASAYPELSSAVKDIYFDIVEEVRQR, translated from the coding sequence ATGAAACTTGATAAAGCGATTATCAAAGACATGTACATCCGCATGAAACGGATCAGGGAATTTGAAACAAAAGCCATGAACCTTTTTGCCGAGGGTTCAATTCCCGGTTTTGTTCACTTATATTTAGGTGAAGAAGCTGTTGCCACCGGTGTCTGCCAAGCGCTCAAAGATAGTGATTATATCACGAGTACCCATCGTGGGCATGGGCACATCATTGCCAAAGGCGGTGATCTCAAATATATGATGGCCGAACTTTTTGGAAAAGAAACCGGTTATTGTAAAGGTAAAGGCGGCTCCATGCATATCGCCGATGCCACCAAAGGAATATTGGGGGCCAATGGGATTGTTGGGGCCGGACATAACATCTCCGTTGGAGCCGGTCTCAGTGCTCAATATCGCGGCACCGATCAGGTCTGCGTCTGCTTCTTTGGCGATGCCTCAACTAATCAGGGCACCTTCCATGAGTCAATGAATCTGGCCAGCATCTGGAAACTCCCGGTTATCTTTGTTTGTGAAAACAATGGTTACGGTATCTCAATGAGTCAATCCCGCCATCAAGCGATTAAAGATATTGCCGAACGTGGTGCAGCTTATAATATTCCCGGCATTTCAGTGGATGGCAATAATGTCGTCGCCGTTTACGAAACCGCTTTGGAAGCCGTCAAACGGGCACGCAGCGGTCAAGGTCCAACCCTGATCGAATGTAAAACTTACCGTCACCGTGGTCATTTTGAAGGCGACGCCGGAAAATATAAACCCACCGAAGAACAAGCCTTCTGGATGAAAAAAGACCCGATGATTCAGATTGAAAAATATCTGATTGATGGTGAAATTGTTACCGCATCAGAATTAAAAGAGCTGCAAGAATTAGTTGTTGCCGAAATTGCCGAAGCCATCGATTTTGCCAATGCCAGTGCTTATCCGGAATTATCCAGTGCGGTTAAAGATATTTATTTTGATATTGTTGAGGAGGTTCGACAAAGATGA
- a CDS encoding sigma-54-dependent Fis family transcriptional regulator: protein MEPNLKKLADNWKNYLDHDILDENTRPIIQRSWSYCKKHGIDVNEGKGAAIDSAQIEQILEKNQELLKIARPIMQNLYEIVLSSHFVLVLTDKNGILLDTIGDEIVSMRASELRFLKGTVWTTDAVGTNAIGLALDEDAPVHVVGAEHYCISHHTWTCSATTIHNVKGEVIGCLNMSGESRKLHSHTLGIVVAAAYSIENELALSHTYRSMNASLNSTEDGIFVTDENLNLQWMNYGAQKVLHLNMDQFNAIGFNNIFKKMDVSDESWNPGESTRYYTDVTAFIGNQKIPCSANISRILENDKIQGYSIGIREIKHLHTAVNRVSGNVASYTFDDIITQNAEMKIIIKTAEKMARFKKCILIEGESGTGKEMFAHSIHKASHFSAGPFIVVNCACLPRDLVESELFGYVKGAFTGALNEGKPGKFELAEGGTIFLDEIGELPLEIQAKLLRVVETYSVSRIGSQSERKLNIRIIVATNRNLEQEVQNKNFREDLYFRLNVIYLHIPPLRVRGDDILWTACYFLDRLNLEYPEHAKTFAPDFLEGLKFHHWPGNVRELQNFVERTFYLCTETVISKDYLPLSERKNVTINNVLPLTHNPSLDDLVKSNLEKILKQTHGSVEASAEIMGLSRASLYRKIKKYKIDIKNYRCSSQM, encoded by the coding sequence ATGGAACCTAATTTAAAAAAACTTGCCGATAACTGGAAAAACTATCTGGACCACGACATTTTGGATGAAAATACCCGCCCGATTATCCAACGTTCCTGGTCATATTGTAAAAAGCATGGCATTGATGTCAATGAAGGTAAAGGCGCCGCCATTGACAGTGCTCAAATCGAGCAAATTCTGGAAAAAAATCAGGAACTCCTGAAAATTGCCAGACCAATTATGCAAAACCTCTATGAGATTGTTTTATCGTCACATTTTGTCTTAGTTCTAACCGATAAAAACGGGATCTTGCTGGATACCATTGGTGATGAAATCGTCAGTATGCGTGCTTCGGAACTAAGATTTCTAAAAGGCACTGTCTGGACAACAGACGCCGTCGGTACCAATGCGATTGGTCTGGCCCTTGATGAGGATGCTCCGGTTCATGTGGTCGGGGCTGAACATTACTGCATTTCGCATCACACCTGGACGTGTTCCGCAACCACCATCCATAATGTTAAAGGGGAAGTCATTGGCTGCCTGAACATGTCCGGTGAAAGCCGCAAACTTCATTCCCACACCCTGGGAATTGTCGTTGCCGCGGCTTACAGCATCGAAAATGAACTGGCTTTGTCGCATACTTACCGCTCCATGAATGCTTCCCTAAACAGCACCGAAGACGGCATTTTTGTAACCGATGAAAATCTTAACCTGCAATGGATGAATTATGGTGCTCAGAAGGTTCTGCACCTAAACATGGATCAATTTAATGCCATTGGTTTTAACAACATCTTTAAAAAAATGGATGTTTCTGATGAATCCTGGAATCCCGGAGAATCAACCCGCTATTACACTGATGTCACCGCTTTTATCGGAAATCAAAAAATTCCCTGCAGCGCCAATATTTCCAGAATTCTGGAAAATGATAAAATCCAAGGTTATTCGATTGGTATCCGGGAAATCAAACACCTTCATACTGCCGTTAACCGAGTTAGTGGAAATGTTGCCAGTTACACCTTTGATGACATCATCACCCAAAATGCCGAAATGAAAATTATTATTAAAACCGCAGAAAAAATGGCCCGTTTTAAAAAATGTATTCTCATCGAAGGCGAAAGTGGCACGGGCAAAGAAATGTTTGCCCATTCCATTCATAAAGCCAGTCACTTTTCTGCCGGTCCTTTTATTGTTGTCAACTGTGCCTGTCTGCCCCGGGACCTCGTTGAAAGCGAATTATTCGGTTATGTTAAAGGTGCCTTCACCGGTGCTTTAAACGAAGGAAAACCCGGTAAATTTGAACTGGCCGAAGGTGGCACTATTTTTCTGGATGAGATTGGTGAACTCCCATTGGAAATCCAGGCCAAACTTCTGCGGGTTGTGGAAACCTACTCCGTTTCCCGAATTGGCAGCCAAAGCGAACGAAAGTTAAATATCCGGATCATTGTTGCGACCAATCGAAATCTTGAACAAGAAGTCCAAAACAAAAACTTTCGCGAAGATTTATATTTCCGTTTAAATGTTATTTACCTGCATATTCCGCCGCTGCGGGTGCGTGGCGATGATATTCTCTGGACGGCTTGCTATTTTCTCGATCGTCTCAACCTCGAATATCCTGAACATGCCAAAACTTTCGCGCCTGATTTTCTCGAAGGTCTTAAATTTCATCACTGGCCCGGAAATGTCCGCGAACTCCAAAATTTTGTTGAACGAACTTTTTACCTGTGCACCGAAACCGTTATTAGCAAGGATTATCTGCCCTTATCGGAACGAAAAAATGTTACCATCAACAACGTTCTGCCGCTTACGCATAACCCCTCGCTTGATGATCTGGTCAAAAGCAATCTCGAAAAAATATTAAAACAAACCCATGGCAGTGTGGAGGCCTCAGCCGAAATAATGGGCCTCAGCCGCGCTTCACTTTACCGAAAAATAAAAAAATATAAAATCGATATCAAAAATTATCGTTGCTCGTCTCAAATGTGA
- a CDS encoding GNAT family N-acetyltransferase, whose protein sequence is MDIIMRPVGQAELKQATEIWNVIVAEANSFPGDGILTEKEAGVMFAQQTATICALNNDEVVGLYILHPNNIGRCGHIANASFGVKKEYRGQGIGRLLVEDCLIKSKQNAFKGLQFNAVVTTNYAAITLYLKLGFKIIGTIKDGYRLNDDRYVDTLIFLKSW, encoded by the coding sequence ATGGACATCATTATGAGACCGGTAGGTCAAGCAGAATTGAAACAGGCAACCGAAATTTGGAATGTGATTGTCGCAGAAGCAAACAGTTTTCCCGGCGATGGAATCCTGACGGAAAAAGAAGCGGGGGTGATGTTTGCCCAACAAACAGCAACGATTTGTGCCCTCAATAATGATGAGGTTGTTGGTCTTTACATCCTCCATCCCAATAATATCGGAAGGTGCGGGCATATCGCGAATGCTTCATTTGGCGTCAAAAAAGAATATCGCGGGCAAGGTATTGGGCGTTTATTGGTGGAAGATTGTTTAATAAAAAGTAAGCAAAATGCGTTTAAAGGATTGCAATTTAATGCCGTAGTCACGACCAATTACGCGGCAATTACACTTTATTTAAAACTGGGATTTAAAATCATTGGGACCATTAAAGATGGTTATCGGTTAAACGATGATCGTTATGTGGATACCCTTATTTTTCTGAAAAGCTGGTAG
- a CDS encoding GNAT family N-acetyltransferase: MIIELLELEKKRFNEIYKLMEASFPKEELRTYEQAGAQLEKPDYQILVSKNENNKISAFIATWDLGSFIFLEHLAVDQETRGQGFGTKLMTAYLAAVKKPVIIEVEDEETEIAKRRVGFYQRLGFHLSEFGYNQPIMRGDAHKKIPLRIMAFPEVISEDFFGVFKKQVFTKIYRTTSVS, translated from the coding sequence GTGATAATCGAATTATTAGAATTAGAAAAAAAGCGCTTTAATGAAATCTATAAACTGATGGAAGCGTCGTTTCCGAAAGAAGAACTGCGAACTTATGAGCAGGCCGGTGCACAACTGGAAAAGCCCGATTATCAAATATTGGTTTCGAAAAACGAAAATAATAAAATAAGCGCTTTTATCGCAACCTGGGATTTAGGGTCATTTATTTTTCTCGAACATCTTGCTGTCGACCAGGAAACACGAGGGCAAGGGTTCGGAACAAAACTCATGACAGCTTATTTAGCGGCGGTAAAAAAACCGGTAATTATTGAAGTCGAGGATGAAGAAACCGAAATTGCTAAAAGGCGGGTTGGCTTTTATCAACGTTTAGGTTTTCATTTGTCCGAATTTGGTTATAATCAACCAATCATGAGAGGGGATGCACACAAAAAAATACCGCTTCGCATCATGGCTTTTCCGGAGGTGATTTCCGAGGACTTCTTTGGTGTATTTAAAAAGCAGGTCTTTACCAAAATATACCGGACAACATCAGTATCATAA
- a CDS encoding sensor domain-containing diguanylate cyclase, translated as MKQRNKAGLLISLIILIGIVAIVCFSFITYSKIIKDDVLNISKLTSTNIYSEINNELTKPIFVSLTMANDSFVKQWLEQEGTAQNQDIIAYLEGIRDKYNYHSVFLISAKSLDYYHYNGLFKTINPQDEHDQWYYNFINQDKLYALDVDQDEVDHQRLTIFINCKILDDQGNLLGVAGVGIEMTYVQELLKKFENAYHLEAFLVDQNGLVQAHTNPDLIENKNINDLALYTEMGSSLYDKTNPLNVFKNANLYNQQYIISHYIDELNWYLIIRKDTSALAQSFNKQLYYDLFIVILVLASVLLIVQKILKKHNALMKKIALLDILGVLSNRKDFDQNLKNTFACRRDQPWSVFLMDLDHFKDVNDTHGHLQGDEILKHVMTLCKKFLSNHLITRWGGDEFSGIVYLDGVQAAEKLEALRIQIANDPLLLEFNVTVSIGVTQAIDIDTEDSIIHRADNALYQSKSNGKNRVTLH; from the coding sequence ATGAAACAACGAAATAAAGCCGGGCTACTCATTTCACTGATCATACTGATCGGTATCGTTGCCATTGTATGCTTTAGTTTTATAACTTACAGTAAGATCATTAAAGATGATGTCCTTAATATTTCTAAACTGACATCTACCAATATTTATTCGGAAATCAATAACGAACTGACCAAACCGATTTTTGTGAGTCTGACGATGGCCAACGACAGTTTTGTCAAACAGTGGCTGGAACAGGAAGGAACGGCGCAAAATCAAGATATTATTGCCTATTTAGAGGGCATTCGCGACAAATACAACTATCATTCGGTTTTTTTAATTTCCGCAAAATCACTTGATTATTATCATTACAACGGCTTGTTCAAAACGATTAACCCCCAGGATGAGCACGACCAATGGTATTATAATTTTATTAACCAAGATAAACTTTATGCCCTTGATGTCGATCAGGATGAAGTCGATCATCAACGTTTGACAATTTTTATTAATTGTAAAATATTAGATGATCAGGGTAATTTACTCGGTGTTGCCGGAGTCGGCATCGAAATGACCTATGTTCAGGAACTTCTCAAAAAATTCGAAAATGCCTATCATCTGGAAGCCTTTCTGGTTGATCAAAATGGCCTGGTTCAAGCTCATACTAATCCCGACTTAATCGAAAATAAAAACATCAACGATCTTGCGCTTTATACCGAGATGGGTTCATCGCTCTATGATAAAACAAATCCCCTTAATGTTTTTAAAAATGCCAACTTATATAATCAGCAATATATCATTAGTCATTACATCGATGAACTCAACTGGTATCTGATTATTCGAAAAGACACCTCGGCGTTGGCCCAATCCTTTAATAAACAATTGTATTATGATTTATTTATTGTCATTTTAGTCCTGGCATCGGTGCTTTTGATTGTCCAGAAAATCTTAAAAAAACACAATGCGCTAATGAAAAAAATTGCCTTGCTGGATATCTTAGGGGTCTTGTCCAATCGAAAGGACTTTGATCAAAATTTAAAAAATACCTTTGCTTGTCGCCGCGATCAGCCCTGGTCAGTGTTTTTAATGGATCTCGATCATTTTAAAGATGTCAATGATACTCATGGGCATCTGCAGGGTGATGAAATCTTAAAGCATGTCATGACCCTTTGCAAAAAATTTCTTAGCAATCATCTAATCACCCGATGGGGCGGTGATGAATTCAGCGGTATTGTCTATCTGGATGGCGTTCAAGCGGCTGAAAAACTTGAAGCCTTAAGAATTCAAATCGCCAACGACCCCCTGCTTCTCGAATTTAATGTTACCGTTAGTATCGGTGTCACTCAGGCGATTGATATTGATACCGAAGATTCGATTATTCACCGGGCCGATAATGCTCTTTATCAGTCAAAAAGCAACGGCAAAAACAGGGTTACCCTGCATTGA
- the thiC gene encoding phosphomethylpyrimidine synthase ThiC yields MKNYKTQMEAAKKGIITPAMKTVAQKENLDVNKLISLVACGQVAIPANINHQSLSAEGVGTGLKTKINVNLGVSGDCKDYQVELEKVKLSLKFGAEAIMDLSNYGKTNTFRKQLIELSPAMIGTVPMYDAIGYLEKDLLDITPEDFMRVVRAHAEEGVDFMTIHAGINRRAVETFKRDGRRTNIVSRGGSLLFAWMEMTGNENPFYEYYDDFLDILREFDVTISLGDALRPGCLDDSSDASQLSELIELGHLTKRAWAKDVQVMVEGPGHMSMDEIAANMILQKKLCHNAPFYVLGPLVTDVAPGYDHITAAIGGAIAAANGADFLCYVTPAEHLRLPDINDVKDGIIATKIAAHAADIAKGIPNARDWDNKMSDARRQIDWDTMFELAIDSEKAKTYFESTPPEEKHSCSMCGKMCALRTTNLIIEGKDVIFRTES; encoded by the coding sequence ATGAAAAATTACAAAACTCAAATGGAAGCTGCCAAAAAAGGGATTATTACGCCGGCCATGAAAACCGTCGCCCAAAAAGAAAATTTAGATGTCAACAAACTTATCAGTCTGGTCGCCTGCGGTCAGGTTGCCATTCCGGCTAACATTAACCACCAGTCTTTATCTGCCGAAGGTGTCGGTACTGGTCTGAAAACCAAAATTAATGTCAATCTGGGCGTCTCCGGCGATTGTAAAGATTATCAAGTTGAACTCGAAAAAGTCAAGCTTTCCCTAAAATTCGGTGCTGAAGCGATTATGGATTTAAGTAATTACGGAAAAACCAACACCTTCAGAAAACAGCTCATTGAACTGTCCCCGGCCATGATTGGTACCGTTCCGATGTATGATGCCATCGGTTATTTAGAAAAAGATCTCCTGGATATCACCCCCGAAGATTTTATGCGGGTCGTTCGGGCTCATGCCGAAGAAGGCGTCGATTTTATGACCATCCACGCCGGAATTAACCGCCGTGCTGTTGAAACCTTCAAACGTGATGGTCGCCGAACAAATATTGTCTCCCGCGGTGGTTCCCTCCTTTTTGCGTGGATGGAAATGACTGGCAACGAAAATCCTTTTTATGAATATTATGATGACTTTCTGGATATTCTGCGCGAATTTGATGTTACGATCAGCCTTGGCGATGCCTTAAGGCCCGGTTGCCTTGACGATAGTTCCGACGCTTCCCAACTTAGTGAATTAATTGAGTTGGGCCACCTGACCAAACGGGCCTGGGCTAAAGATGTTCAGGTGATGGTTGAAGGCCCTGGCCATATGAGCATGGATGAAATTGCCGCCAATATGATTTTACAGAAAAAGCTCTGTCACAATGCCCCATTTTATGTCTTAGGCCCCTTAGTAACCGACGTCGCGCCCGGTTATGACCATATCACGGCCGCCATTGGTGGCGCCATTGCCGCAGCTAACGGCGCCGATTTTCTTTGTTATGTAACCCCGGCCGAGCATTTACGTCTGCCCGATATTAATGATGTTAAAGATGGAATTATTGCCACAAAAATTGCCGCCCATGCTGCCGATATTGCCAAAGGTATCCCCAATGCCCGAGATTGGGATAATAAAATGTCTGATGCCCGACGCCAAATTGACTGGGACACGATGTTTGAATTAGCCATCGATAGCGAAAAAGCCAAAACCTATTTCGAGAGCACCCCTCCCGAGGAAAAACATAGCTGTTCAATGTGCGGGAAAATGTGTGCCTTACGAACAACAAATCTCATTATCGAGGGCAAAGACGTGATTTTTAGAACTGAAAGTTAA